A window from Desulfovibrio subterraneus encodes these proteins:
- a CDS encoding phosphoribosylaminoimidazolesuccinocarboxamide synthase, translating into MNVVTKTNITEYPLVSRGKVRDIYEIDKDTLLLVTTDRMSAFDVIMNEPIPYKGVVLNQITLFWMDMFKDILPNHLIASEVKDFPEPLHKYAADLEGRSVLVRKAKPLPIECIVRGHITGSGWKDYLKTGSVCGHALPAGLQESEKLGTPLFTPSTKAELGEHDENITVEQAIGMIGEELARKVEAVSIAIFSQGREFAESKGIIIADTKFEFGMLDGELILIDEVLTPDSSRFWPMAGYTPGKGQPSFDKQYLRDWLSAQPWDKTPPPPALPENVIAETKKKYEEAYSILTGKALPC; encoded by the coding sequence ATGAACGTTGTCACCAAGACCAACATCACTGAGTATCCGCTTGTTTCCCGCGGCAAGGTTCGCGACATCTACGAAATCGACAAGGACACCCTGCTGCTGGTCACCACGGACCGCATGTCCGCCTTTGACGTGATCATGAACGAACCCATTCCCTACAAGGGCGTGGTGCTCAACCAGATCACCCTGTTCTGGATGGACATGTTCAAGGACATCCTGCCCAACCACCTCATCGCTTCCGAGGTGAAGGATTTCCCCGAACCGCTGCACAAATACGCTGCCGATCTCGAAGGCCGTTCCGTGCTGGTGCGCAAGGCAAAGCCCCTGCCCATCGAATGCATCGTGCGCGGCCACATCACCGGCTCCGGCTGGAAGGATTACCTCAAGACTGGCTCCGTCTGCGGCCATGCTCTGCCTGCCGGACTGCAGGAATCCGAAAAGCTGGGCACCCCGCTCTTCACGCCTTCCACCAAGGCAGAGCTCGGCGAACACGATGAGAATATCACCGTTGAGCAGGCCATAGGCATGATCGGCGAAGAGCTTGCCCGCAAGGTAGAGGCCGTATCCATCGCCATTTTCAGCCAGGGCCGCGAGTTTGCGGAAAGCAAGGGCATCATCATTGCCGACACCAAGTTCGAATTCGGCATGCTCGACGGCGAACTCATCCTCATAGACGAAGTGCTTACCCCCGATTCTTCCCGTTTCTGGCCCATGGCCGGTTACACCCCCGGCAAGGGACAGCCCAGCTTCGACAAGCAGTATCTGCGCGACTGGCTCTCTGCCCAGCCCTGGGACAAGACGCCTCCCCCGCCCGCGTTGCCGGAAAACGTGATTGCGGAAACCAAAAAGAAATATGAGGAAGCATATTCCATTTTGACGGGCAAGGCGCTTCCCTGTTAG
- a CDS encoding enoyl-ACP reductase FabI — MLLEGKRALIFGVANNKSIAYGIAKEFKAQGARLAFNYLGDALHKRVEPISEELGGDFIFQCDVTSDEEIAAGVEYVKKEWGGVDILVHSIGFANREDLQGRFIETSRDGFKLALDISAYSLTALAKAYEDLLTENASVLTLSYYGAEKVITNYNVMGVAKAALEASVRYLAVDLGAKGVRINGISAGPIKTLAASGISGFRSILNYIEEQAPLRRNVTIEDVGRSAVYLASDLSSGVTGEIHHVDSGYNVMGIGL, encoded by the coding sequence ATGCTGCTTGAAGGGAAAAGAGCCCTCATTTTCGGTGTGGCCAACAACAAGAGCATTGCATACGGCATAGCCAAGGAATTCAAGGCCCAGGGTGCGCGCCTTGCCTTCAACTATCTTGGTGACGCGCTGCACAAGCGTGTTGAACCTATTTCCGAAGAACTGGGCGGAGACTTCATCTTCCAGTGTGACGTGACCAGCGACGAAGAAATCGCCGCCGGTGTAGAATACGTCAAAAAGGAATGGGGCGGCGTGGACATCCTTGTCCACTCCATCGGCTTTGCAAACCGCGAAGATCTGCAGGGTCGCTTCATTGAAACCTCCCGCGACGGATTCAAGCTTGCACTCGACATTTCTGCCTATTCTCTCACCGCACTGGCAAAAGCCTACGAAGACCTGCTGACAGAGAACGCATCCGTGCTTACTCTTTCTTACTACGGTGCGGAAAAGGTCATAACCAACTATAACGTCATGGGTGTAGCCAAGGCGGCTCTTGAAGCCAGCGTGCGCTATCTGGCTGTTGATCTGGGTGCCAAGGGCGTCCGTATCAACGGCATCAGCGCCGGTCCCATCAAGACCCTTGCAGCATCCGGCATTTCCGGGTTCCGCAGCATCCTCAACTACATTGAGGAACAGGCTCCCCTGCGGCGGAACGTCACCATCGAAGATGTGGGCCGCAGTGCCGTGTATCTCGCCTCGGATCTTTCTTCCGGCGTTACCGGCGAAATCCACCATGTGGACAGCGGCTACAATGTGATGGGAATCGGACTTTAG
- a CDS encoding PilZ domain-containing protein: MAERRREPRVPLDCPIFATLLLKDGLELYCLLRDVSLQGAQVALPPGELSVGVAVGDEIVILDPPLQLEGVITEAKAQVAWIRDGVFGIRFANGMEIDQQLLEKLLSEACL, translated from the coding sequence ATGGCAGAGCGACGTAGAGAGCCGCGTGTTCCGCTTGATTGTCCGATTTTTGCCACCTTGCTGCTCAAGGACGGCCTTGAGCTCTATTGCCTGCTGCGCGACGTGAGTCTGCAGGGGGCGCAGGTGGCTCTGCCTCCCGGCGAGCTTTCTGTCGGCGTGGCCGTGGGGGATGAGATTGTCATACTCGACCCCCCGCTTCAACTGGAAGGAGTCATCACCGAGGCGAAAGCGCAGGTGGCCTGGATACGGGATGGTGTTTTCGGCATCCGTTTCGCCAATGGCATGGAGATTGACCAGCAGCTTCTTGAGAAGCTTCTTTCGGAAGCCTGCCTGTAG
- a CDS encoding tetratricopeptide repeat protein translates to MIPIVLGIYETRKADDVGTGTTRQTQELRISWFVAQVPGGEIACQPLNDANLPSGFVQTIDRDVFLSDYVLVPDKYDEHMRSVVNSLRDKVNGATAAKEVPSLSREESMLLRGLMGFLHSRPDVALSDTDLFSVRAMLDAMRQTGNVVLEYQRVLTGAAIDLRKQRMFDKAVSYYSKALEIDGYNDHIMFNLARVYFEMGQLDEARNQLFRALEINPELEMARRFLRYLDASGKG, encoded by the coding sequence ATGATCCCGATAGTTTTGGGAATATATGAAACCCGAAAGGCTGATGATGTCGGAACGGGAACTACCCGTCAGACGCAAGAGTTGCGCATATCATGGTTTGTGGCACAGGTTCCCGGGGGGGAAATCGCCTGCCAGCCGCTCAATGATGCCAACCTGCCTTCCGGTTTCGTGCAGACGATCGACAGGGATGTTTTTCTCTCCGACTATGTGCTTGTGCCGGATAAATATGACGAGCATATGCGCAGTGTGGTCAATTCGCTGAGGGACAAGGTGAACGGAGCAACGGCGGCAAAGGAGGTACCTTCGCTGTCACGCGAGGAGAGCATGCTGCTCAGGGGGCTGATGGGGTTTCTTCACTCCCGCCCTGATGTGGCGCTTTCCGATACCGATCTCTTTTCCGTGCGGGCCATGCTTGATGCCATGCGGCAGACGGGCAACGTTGTTCTCGAATATCAGCGCGTTCTCACGGGGGCGGCCATTGATCTGCGCAAGCAGCGCATGTTCGACAAGGCCGTGAGCTATTATTCCAAGGCGCTGGAAATTGACGGATACAACGACCACATCATGTTCAACCTTGCGAGAGTCTATTTCGAGATGGGGCAACTGGATGAAGCCCGGAACCAGCTGTTCAGGGCTTTGGAGATCAATCCCGAACTGGAGATGGCACGGCGCTTTTTGCGGTATCTTGATGCTTCGGGCAAAGGGTAG
- a CDS encoding sensor histidine kinase, producing MSQQISPFRSSQELEATFALVQQRIATKLHDYKTYDFSTKQTCAFNVFFDLAQEFESLEDLLTLAVLIIHSMFRIHAEIYVLNDHSVLLRYGCSTGATCLIPLMDTEGLSLTDGPFWQEQRYCIPIRGKKVDRDLLPITPVGETLGLLVLHPEPGMTDKQKLFFEKFANRVGYQLHNRMLAFKHREHLEFIKNLVHDIGHNVIVPNMYFKLLFRQLDGKMKAMRHAISDLMETSISSPTVAQLDYIQHRMDEQYNEVFRHFQQTSLFLETLLRQSHFEKGRYVLHKTVVNLHKRILDPQLERFKSRFDEKDIKVVPYCEGSGSFDENILVTADVGLISQVLANLFSNAVKYTRPVPPELADKQGKPGEKLLCYGVALLPDHFGKGKSGARVNVITSGPYINEEDAPQLFKADFRGRDVGGEYGTGHGLFFAKEISRLHGGEAGYEAHPMGNCFYFTLPCEDSVTK from the coding sequence ATGAGCCAGCAGATTTCGCCCTTTCGCAGCAGTCAGGAGTTGGAGGCAACATTCGCTCTGGTACAGCAGCGCATAGCAACCAAGCTTCACGACTACAAAACTTACGACTTCAGCACGAAACAAACCTGCGCCTTCAATGTATTCTTTGATCTCGCGCAGGAATTCGAATCGCTTGAAGACCTGCTCACGCTGGCCGTGCTCATCATCCATTCCATGTTCCGCATCCATGCGGAAATATACGTCCTGAACGATCACTCCGTTCTGCTGCGCTACGGCTGCTCAACAGGTGCCACATGCCTTATTCCCCTCATGGATACGGAAGGGCTTTCCCTCACTGACGGCCCGTTCTGGCAGGAACAACGCTACTGCATTCCCATCCGCGGCAAAAAAGTCGACCGCGATCTGCTGCCAATCACTCCCGTGGGCGAAACACTGGGGCTGCTGGTACTGCATCCGGAACCGGGCATGACAGACAAGCAGAAGTTATTCTTCGAAAAATTCGCAAACCGGGTGGGCTATCAGCTGCACAACCGCATGCTCGCCTTCAAGCATCGCGAGCATCTGGAATTCATCAAGAACCTCGTGCACGACATAGGCCACAACGTCATCGTGCCGAACATGTACTTCAAGTTGCTGTTCCGGCAGCTGGACGGCAAAATGAAGGCGATGCGTCACGCCATATCCGACCTCATGGAAACCTCCATAAGCTCCCCTACGGTTGCCCAGCTTGATTATATCCAGCACCGCATGGACGAACAGTACAACGAAGTTTTCCGCCACTTTCAACAGACCAGCCTGTTTCTTGAAACCCTGCTCAGGCAAAGCCATTTCGAGAAGGGGCGCTACGTGCTGCACAAGACAGTGGTCAATCTCCACAAGCGGATACTCGACCCGCAGCTCGAGCGCTTCAAAAGCCGGTTTGATGAAAAAGACATCAAGGTCGTTCCCTATTGCGAAGGCAGCGGCAGCTTTGACGAAAATATTCTTGTGACGGCCGATGTGGGACTCATCAGCCAGGTACTGGCGAACCTCTTTTCCAATGCTGTCAAATATACCCGTCCGGTTCCGCCAGAGCTTGCGGACAAACAGGGCAAGCCTGGAGAGAAGCTCTTGTGCTACGGCGTAGCGCTGCTTCCGGACCACTTTGGAAAGGGAAAAAGCGGAGCCAGGGTTAATGTGATCACATCCGGTCCGTATATCAACGAGGAAGACGCTCCACAGCTGTTCAAAGCGGATTTCCGCGGTCGTGATGTGGGGGGCGAATACGGCACAGGCCACGGCCTGTTCTTTGCCAAGGAAATTTCGCGTCTGCACGGGGGCGAAGCCGGATACGAGGCGCACCCCATGGGCAATTGCTTTTATTTCACCCTGCCTTGCGAAGATTCTGTGACAAAATAA
- a CDS encoding amino acid ABC transporter ATP-binding protein, producing the protein MIRFEQVNKWYGSDHHVLKDINLEIAQGEVVVICGPSGSGKSTLIRCINRLEPIQKGRIIVDGMDLHDPRLNLTSLRAEIGFVFQQFNLYPHMTVLENITLAPTMVRNTPRAEAERLAMELLEKVNIPDKAKAYPSQLSGGQQQRVAIARGLAMKPKIMLFDEPTSALDPEMINEVLDVMKTLAREGMTMACVTHEMGFAREVADRVIFMDFGELIEENTPEEFFNNPKQDRTKDFLSKILSH; encoded by the coding sequence GTGATCCGTTTTGAACAGGTGAACAAGTGGTATGGCAGCGACCACCACGTGCTTAAGGATATCAATCTGGAGATAGCACAGGGGGAGGTTGTGGTCATCTGCGGCCCCTCCGGTTCCGGCAAGAGCACGCTTATCCGCTGCATCAACAGGCTGGAGCCCATCCAGAAGGGCCGCATAATCGTAGACGGCATGGATCTGCATGATCCCCGTCTCAATCTCACCAGCCTTCGCGCCGAAATCGGCTTTGTTTTCCAGCAATTCAATCTCTATCCGCACATGACTGTGCTGGAAAATATCACCCTTGCCCCCACCATGGTGCGCAACACTCCGCGTGCCGAGGCAGAGCGCCTTGCCATGGAACTGCTCGAAAAGGTGAACATTCCCGACAAGGCAAAAGCCTATCCCAGCCAGCTCTCGGGCGGCCAGCAGCAGCGCGTGGCCATTGCACGCGGCCTTGCCATGAAGCCCAAGATCATGCTCTTCGACGAGCCCACATCCGCGCTCGACCCCGAAATGATCAATGAAGTGCTCGATGTCATGAAAACCCTTGCCCGCGAGGGCATGACCATGGCCTGCGTCACCCACGAAATGGGCTTTGCCCGCGAAGTGGCCGACAGGGTTATCTTCATGGATTTCGGCGAACTGATCGAAGAGAACACTCCGGAGGAGTTCTTCAACAATCCCAAGCAGGATCGTACCAAGGACTTCCTCAGCAAGATTCTTTCGCACTAG
- a CDS encoding transporter substrate-binding domain-containing protein — translation MRIGKIIAMALAVTMMASTAFAGATYDKIMKDKKVRIGIMTDSIPGAFFNDKGEWTGFDYDISTELAKRMGVELERVKVNNKTRIAFIQQGRIDVSVANMTHTRERDKSIDFSITYFFDGQKVLAKKGTFASLADMKDKKIATMQGTTSEINLKNALKALGVANPDANIISFQKESECFQALEMGRVAGWTTDATILLGYAAKKPGSFELVGDFLSDEPYGMGMPQDDSALRDAVNAALQDMWRDGTYMNIYNKWYGPETPYAMPMTNQIELWP, via the coding sequence ATGCGTATTGGGAAGATTATTGCCATGGCTCTGGCCGTCACCATGATGGCCTCCACCGCCTTTGCCGGTGCTACTTACGACAAGATCATGAAGGACAAGAAGGTCCGCATCGGCATCATGACCGACTCCATCCCCGGCGCCTTCTTCAATGACAAGGGCGAATGGACCGGCTTCGATTACGACATTTCCACCGAACTGGCCAAGCGCATGGGCGTTGAACTGGAGCGCGTAAAGGTCAACAACAAGACCCGTATCGCCTTCATCCAGCAGGGCCGCATCGACGTTTCCGTTGCCAACATGACCCACACCCGTGAGCGCGACAAGTCCATCGACTTCTCCATCACCTACTTCTTCGACGGTCAGAAGGTTCTTGCCAAGAAGGGCACCTTTGCTTCCCTTGCGGACATGAAGGACAAGAAGATCGCCACCATGCAGGGCACCACCTCTGAAATCAACCTCAAGAACGCCCTCAAGGCTCTCGGCGTTGCCAACCCCGATGCCAACATCATTTCCTTCCAGAAGGAATCCGAATGCTTCCAGGCTCTGGAAATGGGCCGCGTAGCAGGCTGGACCACCGACGCCACCATCCTTCTCGGCTATGCTGCCAAGAAGCCCGGCTCATTTGAACTCGTAGGCGACTTCCTCTCCGACGAACCCTACGGCATGGGCATGCCCCAGGACGATTCCGCCCTGCGCGACGCTGTGAACGCAGCTCTGCAGGACATGTGGCGCGACGGCACCTACATGAACATCTACAACAAGTGGTACGGCCCCGAGACCCCCTACGCCATGCCCATGACCAACCAGATCGAACTGTGGCCCTAA
- a CDS encoding amino acid ABC transporter permease: MIRFWLEKVWVQNTVLFALAAIMTYYWGWVFDFGYTFEWSMLYTVNETYQVNLGIEILKGLWVTVKLTAISSIIGLGLGTVLGLSRLSDFKPLRYTATCVIEFFRNTPLLVVLFFFYFAFPRALPDAAREWIFSFQFEFLTAAVAVGMYTSAFMAEVIRAGLQSIPKGILEAAYSSGLTYVQVLRKIILPLAFREIIPPLGSEFLNNMKNTSLAMFVGVADMTWQAQQAEALTFKGFEATTAASVMYLAFSLIISFLLNGVNGKLRTVGNTNRSLPVLFVSAFSWPFSTLSRILFNPVGRFLRARRRQRAAATYVSARQAALRMAMRRFSQAAILAGKAAFLLLLGSCLYVTIKGLITFDWAAIAREFGNLIVWQFPHEEADPFLGMGGFTLSFIIAVVAIAASFAIGLLVGLGRCSNNRVFRIPSLLYIELIRGNPLIIVIYWVYFLIPVLFNTFFNTVWSASIALTLFTAAYLAEIVRGGIQNIPPGQVEAATASGLSYWQTMRKIILPQALKQMIPPIVGLFIAIFKDTSLVSILGVMELTSVAKAVDNRLMVASMEIWTTTALLYFIPCFLMSKYAASLERRLSPEKVNLKM; encoded by the coding sequence ATGATACGTTTCTGGCTGGAAAAGGTTTGGGTTCAGAATACCGTGCTGTTCGCCCTTGCGGCGATCATGACCTATTATTGGGGCTGGGTGTTCGACTTCGGCTACACGTTCGAATGGTCCATGCTCTACACGGTTAACGAGACCTATCAGGTCAATCTCGGTATCGAGATCCTCAAGGGCCTGTGGGTGACGGTGAAGCTCACCGCCATCAGTTCCATCATCGGTCTCGGCCTCGGCACGGTTCTCGGCCTTTCGCGCCTTTCGGATTTCAAGCCGCTGCGCTATACCGCGACCTGCGTCATCGAATTTTTCCGCAACACCCCGCTGCTGGTCGTTCTCTTTTTCTTCTACTTCGCCTTTCCCCGCGCCCTGCCCGATGCAGCGCGCGAGTGGATATTCTCCTTCCAGTTCGAATTCTTGACGGCGGCGGTTGCGGTCGGCATGTACACCAGCGCGTTCATGGCAGAAGTTATCCGCGCAGGCTTGCAGTCCATTCCCAAGGGCATTCTCGAAGCGGCATATTCTTCGGGCCTCACCTATGTTCAGGTGCTGCGCAAGATCATTCTGCCCCTCGCCTTCCGCGAGATCATCCCGCCGCTGGGCAGCGAATTTCTGAACAACATGAAAAACACCTCGCTGGCCATGTTCGTCGGCGTGGCCGACATGACATGGCAGGCACAGCAGGCAGAGGCTCTTACCTTCAAAGGGTTTGAGGCCACCACCGCAGCGTCCGTCATGTATCTTGCCTTCTCGCTGATCATCTCTTTTCTTCTCAACGGGGTGAACGGCAAACTGCGCACCGTGGGCAATACCAACCGCTCGCTGCCCGTCCTGTTTGTTTCCGCCTTTTCCTGGCCCTTCTCCACGCTCAGCCGCATCCTGTTCAATCCGGTCGGACGCTTCCTGAGAGCACGCCGCCGCCAGCGTGCGGCAGCCACCTATGTTTCAGCGCGGCAGGCCGCCCTGCGCATGGCGATGCGCCGCTTCAGTCAGGCAGCTATTCTTGCAGGCAAGGCAGCCTTTCTCCTGCTGCTGGGCAGTTGCCTCTATGTCACCATAAAAGGCCTCATCACCTTTGACTGGGCCGCCATTGCACGCGAATTCGGCAACCTGATCGTCTGGCAGTTCCCGCACGAAGAGGCAGACCCATTCCTCGGCATGGGCGGGTTCACCCTGTCCTTCATCATTGCCGTGGTGGCCATTGCCGCCAGCTTTGCCATCGGCCTGCTGGTCGGTCTCGGACGCTGTTCCAACAACCGCGTTTTCCGCATTCCCAGCCTGCTCTATATCGAACTCATCCGCGGCAACCCGCTGATCATTGTCATCTACTGGGTCTATTTCCTCATTCCCGTGCTGTTCAACACCTTCTTCAACACGGTGTGGTCGGCATCCATTGCACTGACGCTGTTCACGGCGGCATACCTTGCCGAAATCGTCCGCGGCGGCATTCAGAACATTCCGCCCGGTCAGGTAGAAGCTGCCACGGCCTCCGGCCTCTCTTACTGGCAGACCATGCGCAAGATCATCCTGCCGCAGGCACTGAAACAGATGATTCCGCCCATTGTGGGCCTGTTCATTGCCATATTCAAGGACACCTCGCTGGTCTCCATCCTCGGCGTCATGGAGCTTACCTCCGTCGCCAAAGCCGTCGATAACCGCCTGATGGTCGCCTCCATGGAAATATGGACCACCACGGCCCTGCTTTACTTCATCCCGTGTTTCCTGATGTCCAAATACGCCGCATCGCTGGAACGCAGACTGAGCCCGGAAAAGGTGAACCTCAAGATGTAG
- a CDS encoding substrate-binding periplasmic protein, whose product MKTKTILALLATSGIFLLIMLVLDLAAAKEKLIVVCDIWPPYQIEKQGAPVGGFATEVVEHVMDSMQAKYEPVQAYPWKRAMELFQHGKADALFSANYTKEREMYAYYPSVPLVESPWVIWTREGTISSLADLKGKRIGVVTGYSYTQEFWEFILVYCTVEEVYSDELNFRKLKIGRLDALVAELGNGLYIRQKVGAYNVLPNENVVIKSDGLYIMFNRTTVKKDFVDRFSEELARFRQSKQYRDMQDDYFHIAPAAKRQPK is encoded by the coding sequence ATGAAAACCAAAACGATCCTCGCTCTGCTTGCAACGTCCGGCATTTTTCTGCTGATCATGCTGGTATTGGATCTCGCCGCCGCCAAGGAAAAGCTGATAGTGGTATGTGACATCTGGCCCCCCTATCAGATTGAAAAACAAGGCGCCCCTGTAGGCGGCTTTGCGACAGAGGTGGTGGAACACGTAATGGACAGCATGCAGGCAAAGTACGAACCCGTGCAGGCCTATCCCTGGAAGCGGGCCATGGAACTCTTCCAGCACGGCAAGGCAGACGCTCTGTTCTCTGCCAACTACACCAAGGAACGGGAGATGTACGCCTACTACCCTTCGGTCCCGCTGGTTGAATCACCGTGGGTCATATGGACACGGGAAGGCACCATATCCTCGCTGGCAGATCTCAAGGGCAAACGGATAGGCGTGGTAACAGGGTACAGCTATACACAGGAGTTCTGGGAATTCATTCTGGTCTACTGTACGGTGGAGGAAGTGTATTCGGACGAACTCAACTTTCGAAAACTGAAGATCGGCAGGCTGGATGCACTGGTCGCTGAACTCGGCAACGGGCTCTACATCCGCCAGAAAGTGGGAGCCTACAATGTTTTGCCCAACGAAAATGTGGTCATCAAGTCCGACGGGCTCTACATCATGTTCAACCGGACCACGGTTAAAAAAGACTTTGTGGACCGTTTTTCGGAAGAGCTGGCCCGTTTCAGGCAAAGCAAGCAATACCGGG